Proteins encoded together in one Bacteroides ovatus window:
- a CDS encoding beta-galactosidase, whose amino-acid sequence MKYMVKSKILATFCAGLLTVSTGIQAAERLATGTQQKQAQKTVIETSPWFDDKDLTLTGVYYYPEHWDESQWERDFKKMHELGFEFTHFAEFAWAQLEPEEGRYDFAWLDRAVALAAKYDLKVIMCTSTATPPVWMSRKYPEILLKNEDGTILDHGARQHASFASPLYRELSYKMIEKLAQHYGNDSRIIGWQLDNEPAVQFDYNLKAELAFRDFLRAKYNNDIQLLNNAWGTAFWSEAYSSFDEITLPKRVQMFMNHHQILDYRRFAASQTNDFLNEQCLLIKKYAKNQWVTTNYIPNYDEGHIGGSPSLDFQSYTRYMVYGDNEGIGRRGYRVGNPLRIAWANDFFRPIQGTYGVMELQPGQVNWGSINPQPLPGAVRLWMWSVFAGGSDFICTYRYRQPLYGTEQYHYGIVGTDGVTVTPGGREYETFIKEIRELRKHSSSRETKPADYLARRTAILFNHENSWSIERQKQNRTWDTFAHIEKYYRTLKSFGAPVDFISEAKNLSDYPVVIAPTYQLADKELVDKWITYVKNGGNLILTCRTAQKDRYGRLPEAPFGSMITPLTGNEMNFYDLLLPENPGTVVMDGKEYIWNTWGEILNPPADAQVWATYKNEFYEGSPAVTFRKLGKGTITYVGVDSHNGALEKDILKKLYVQLNIPVMDLPYGVTMEYRNGLGIVLNYSDQPYTFNLSKGAKALIGTTEIPTAGVFVFSVK is encoded by the coding sequence ATGAAGTATATGGTAAAAAGTAAAATTCTGGCTACTTTCTGTGCCGGTCTATTAACCGTTTCTACCGGAATACAGGCAGCAGAGAGACTGGCAACCGGAACTCAACAGAAGCAAGCTCAAAAGACTGTAATTGAAACTTCTCCCTGGTTTGATGATAAAGACCTGACTTTGACGGGTGTCTATTATTATCCCGAACACTGGGATGAGAGCCAGTGGGAACGTGACTTCAAGAAAATGCATGAATTGGGATTTGAATTTACCCATTTTGCCGAGTTTGCCTGGGCGCAACTGGAACCGGAAGAGGGACGCTATGATTTTGCATGGCTGGACAGGGCTGTAGCTTTGGCAGCCAAGTATGATTTGAAAGTTATCATGTGTACTTCTACTGCCACTCCTCCTGTATGGATGAGCCGGAAATACCCCGAAATTCTATTGAAGAATGAGGATGGAACGATACTTGACCACGGTGCTCGCCAGCATGCTTCATTTGCTTCGCCTCTTTACAGGGAATTATCATACAAGATGATTGAAAAACTGGCGCAACATTATGGCAATGACTCCCGTATTATCGGATGGCAACTCGACAACGAACCTGCTGTACAGTTTGATTATAATCTGAAAGCGGAGCTTGCTTTCCGTGATTTTCTCCGTGCCAAATACAATAATGACATTCAACTTTTAAATAATGCATGGGGCACTGCTTTCTGGAGTGAGGCTTATTCGTCTTTTGATGAAATAACGCTTCCCAAGCGCGTACAGATGTTTATGAATCATCATCAAATTTTGGATTACCGCCGTTTTGCTGCATCACAAACCAATGATTTCCTGAACGAACAATGTCTGTTGATAAAGAAATATGCAAAGAACCAATGGGTGACTACGAATTATATACCGAATTATGATGAAGGTCACATCGGTGGTAGCCCCTCGCTTGATTTTCAAAGTTATACCCGTTATATGGTATATGGTGATAATGAGGGGATTGGTCGTCGGGGCTACCGGGTAGGTAATCCGTTGCGGATAGCTTGGGCAAATGACTTTTTCCGTCCGATACAGGGAACTTATGGGGTGATGGAATTACAGCCGGGACAGGTGAACTGGGGCAGTATCAATCCCCAACCTCTTCCGGGCGCAGTTCGTCTGTGGATGTGGAGTGTGTTTGCCGGTGGAAGTGATTTTATCTGCACCTATCGTTATCGCCAGCCTCTTTACGGCACGGAACAATATCATTACGGAATTGTCGGCACGGACGGAGTGACTGTTACTCCCGGCGGAAGAGAATATGAGACATTTATAAAGGAGATTCGTGAACTTCGTAAACATAGCTCTTCCCGTGAAACCAAACCTGCCGATTACCTTGCCCGTCGTACAGCTATTCTTTTCAATCATGAAAACTCCTGGAGCATTGAGCGACAGAAACAGAACCGGACATGGGATACTTTTGCACATATTGAAAAGTATTACCGTACCTTAAAATCATTCGGAGCACCTGTCGATTTTATTTCCGAAGCAAAGAACTTGTCCGATTATCCGGTTGTTATTGCACCGACTTATCAATTAGCTGATAAAGAACTGGTAGACAAATGGATCACTTATGTAAAGAACGGCGGAAACCTCATTCTGACTTGTCGTACGGCACAGAAAGACCGTTATGGTCGTCTTCCGGAAGCTCCCTTTGGTTCTATGATTACTCCGCTGACCGGAAATGAAATGAACTTTTATGATTTGCTGCTTCCCGAAAATCCCGGTACTGTTGTTATGGACGGAAAAGAGTATATTTGGAATACATGGGGAGAGATTCTGAATCCTCCGGCAGATGCTCAAGTATGGGCTACTTATAAAAACGAATTCTATGAAGGAAGTCCGGCTGTGACTTTCCGCAAACTGGGGAAAGGTACGATTACCTATGTAGGAGTGGACAGCCACAATGGAGCATTGGAAAAAGATATATTGAAAAAGCTATATGTACAGCTGAATATCCCGGTAATGGATTTGCCTTATGGCGTGACAATGGAATACCGGAATGGGTTGGGAATTGTATTAAACTATTCAGATCAGCCTTATACCTTCAACTTATCGAAGGGAGCCAAAGCATTGATCGGGACTACAGAGATTCCTACAGCGGGTGTATTTGTGTTTTCAGTGAAATAA
- a CDS encoding glycoside hydrolase family 28 protein: MIKRYFLSLITCTCFYLLAASFTSKNGNYEVLKVTAPFPMQPIKVFIYPDKDFIITDFGAVNGGRVDNTKAITSAIEACNQSGGGRVVVPAGTWLTGPIHFKSNVNLYLEENAVLNFTDNPSDYLPAVMTSWEGLECYNYSPLLYAFECENVAITGKGTLQPKMDTWKVWFKRPQPHLEALKELYTKASTNIPVIERQMAIGENHLRPHLIHFNRCKNVLLDGFKIRESPFWTIHLYMCDGGLVRNLDVKAHGHNNDGIDFEMSRNFLVEDCSFDQGDDAVVIKAGRNQDAWRLNTPCENIVIRNCQILKGHTLLGIGSEISGGIRNIYMHDCTAPNSVMRLFFVKTNHRRGGFIENVYMKNVKAGTAQRVLEIDTEVLYQWKDLVPTYEERITRIDGIYMDKVTCESADAIYELKGNSKLPAKNVMIRDVKVGEVKEFVKKVNNVENVVEKNVTYDRKGK, translated from the coding sequence ATGATTAAAAGATATTTTCTAAGTTTAATAACTTGTACTTGTTTTTATTTGTTGGCCGCTTCTTTTACTTCGAAAAATGGCAACTATGAAGTGCTTAAAGTAACCGCTCCTTTTCCGATGCAACCTATTAAAGTGTTTATCTATCCTGATAAGGACTTTATAATTACAGACTTCGGTGCCGTCAATGGAGGAAGAGTAGATAATACAAAAGCAATTACTAGTGCTATTGAAGCGTGTAACCAATCCGGTGGCGGACGTGTTGTTGTTCCGGCAGGTACATGGCTGACCGGTCCCATTCATTTTAAAAGTAATGTGAATCTTTATTTGGAGGAGAATGCGGTTTTGAATTTTACGGATAATCCTTCTGATTATCTTCCGGCAGTGATGACTTCATGGGAAGGCTTGGAATGTTATAATTATTCGCCATTACTCTATGCTTTTGAATGTGAGAACGTGGCGATTACAGGTAAAGGGACTCTTCAGCCGAAGATGGATACCTGGAAAGTATGGTTCAAACGTCCTCAGCCTCATTTGGAAGCATTGAAGGAGTTGTATACAAAAGCTTCGACTAATATCCCTGTGATCGAACGTCAGATGGCAATAGGGGAGAACCATCTTCGTCCGCATTTGATTCATTTCAATCGTTGCAAGAATGTTTTATTGGATGGGTTTAAGATTCGTGAAAGTCCGTTTTGGACCATTCATCTCTATATGTGTGACGGGGGATTAGTGCGTAATCTCGATGTAAAAGCACACGGACATAATAATGACGGTATTGATTTTGAAATGAGCCGTAACTTTTTAGTGGAAGATTGCTCTTTCGATCAGGGGGATGATGCAGTAGTGATTAAAGCCGGACGTAATCAGGATGCTTGGCGGTTGAATACTCCTTGTGAAAACATCGTTATCCGTAATTGTCAGATTCTAAAAGGACATACTTTACTTGGTATCGGAAGCGAAATATCGGGAGGAATACGGAATATTTATATGCATGACTGTACTGCTCCGAATTCTGTGATGCGCCTTTTCTTTGTGAAAACCAATCATCGCAGAGGTGGATTTATAGAGAATGTTTATATGAAGAATGTAAAGGCAGGAACGGCTCAACGTGTACTCGAAATAGATACCGAAGTGTTATACCAATGGAAAGATCTGGTACCTACTTATGAAGAACGAATTACTCGTATTGATGGTATTTATATGGATAAGGTGACTTGTGAATCGGCAGATGCTATTTACGAACTGAAAGGTAACTCCAAACTTCCGGCTAAGAATGTAATGATTAGGGATGTAAAAGTAGGAGAGGTAAAGGAGTTCGTGAAGAAAGTGAATAATGTAGAGAATGTAGTGGAAAAGAATGTGACTTATGATAGGAAAGGGAAATGA
- a CDS encoding SGNH/GDSL hydrolase family protein, with protein sequence MKKSFYLLLLITLYSSISFAQSLKSISILGDSYSTFEGYLQPDTNSIWYYVSPRQQTDVTSVKQTWWHKFIKENNYRLCVNNSFSGATICNTGYNQADYSDRSFITRMDKLGCPDIIFIFGATNDCWAGSPLGDYKYEGWTKEDLYTFRPAMAYLLDHMIDRYPNVEIYFLLNSGLKEEFNESVRAICNHYNIDCIELHDIDKKSGHPSIKGMEQISEQIKMFMRKTK encoded by the coding sequence ATGAAGAAATCCTTTTATTTATTACTGCTAATCACTCTATATAGCAGTATCAGCTTTGCTCAAAGCCTGAAATCTATATCTATTTTAGGCGATTCGTATTCAACATTTGAAGGATACCTGCAACCCGATACCAATAGCATTTGGTATTATGTTTCTCCGCGACAGCAAACGGATGTAACTTCCGTAAAGCAGACCTGGTGGCATAAATTCATCAAAGAGAATAACTACCGCCTTTGTGTCAACAACTCTTTTTCCGGTGCAACGATTTGTAATACCGGTTATAATCAGGCTGATTATTCGGATCGTTCTTTTATTACCCGTATGGATAAGCTGGGATGTCCGGATATCATCTTTATTTTCGGTGCAACGAATGATTGTTGGGCCGGCTCACCGCTTGGGGATTACAAGTATGAAGGGTGGACCAAGGAAGATTTATATACATTCCGTCCGGCTATGGCATATCTGCTTGACCACATGATTGATCGTTATCCTAATGTTGAAATCTACTTTCTGCTGAACTCTGGTTTAAAGGAAGAGTTTAATGAATCAGTCAGAGCTATCTGCAATCACTATAACATTGATTGTATTGAACTGCATGATATTGACAAAAAGAGCGGTCATCCTTCGATAAAGGGGATGGAGCAGATTAGTGAACAGATTAAGATGTTTATGAGGAAGACGAAGTGA
- a CDS encoding RagB/SusD family nutrient uptake outer membrane protein, with the protein MKLNRILFAALIASITGSSITSCSESFLDENLTTQYSTDRFKTQEGLDELVTGAYQKLKFKFNYIWGIQCYNMGVDEFTDANNVIPAWNHYSQDLNSSENAANQPIWDNYYGLVEPANILIQNIPQYYNQSSPTYNTRLGEAHFLRAYAYFELVKQFGGVPLKLVPSTSAETYFTRNSAEEIYTQVISDFGEAYRLLPDKGESIGRINKYAAAHFLAKAHLFRASELYSDWNSNYIASDLDAVIQYGSEVVDAHPLCNDYVELWDYEQPNGANEKVSEVILAAQFSNDESTWGRYGNQMHLYYPAVYQGNDIGGCKRDISGGREFSYVSATEYTMQVFDRVNDSRFWKSFITCYGANETKSAPTWTAEDMPYAPAGVKEGDKRFSGGELGMKYIVNDPGDNRYEKYPNAPAYTVLKDGKMCNTYTYVRYFKGQEHSWNINEKTGNYYDIIPHKRSVALSKFRDGYRVSIASQFGTRDAIIARSADDVLMVAEAYIRKGEANYDKAVEWMNKLRERAGYKTGEDRSKNVDGGQAYKNNPYCSGKGGGHSSEGAIYWEENTYYESNNIEQETTASTKTTMKLNSVADVYNSTVDTPIYNELGCTSNADKMMCFLLNERTRELCGELQRWEDLARTKTLDARWHKFNDGASRGLGEFKSEKHYYRPIPQAFLDGITNSNGSALSNEEKKAMQNPGY; encoded by the coding sequence ATGAAATTAAATAGAATATTATTTGCTGCTTTAATAGCCAGCATAACAGGAAGCTCGATCACTTCGTGCAGTGAATCTTTCCTTGATGAGAATTTAACAACTCAATATAGTACCGACCGCTTTAAGACACAAGAAGGTCTTGATGAATTAGTGACTGGAGCCTATCAGAAACTGAAATTCAAATTCAACTATATATGGGGGATTCAGTGCTACAACATGGGAGTAGATGAATTTACTGATGCTAATAATGTTATTCCAGCATGGAATCACTATAGTCAAGATTTAAATTCATCTGAAAATGCCGCTAACCAACCTATCTGGGACAATTACTACGGACTGGTTGAACCCGCAAACATATTGATCCAAAACATACCTCAATATTATAACCAAAGTTCACCTACATACAACACACGCTTGGGAGAAGCACACTTTCTAAGAGCCTATGCTTATTTCGAATTAGTGAAGCAATTTGGTGGTGTGCCGTTGAAATTAGTTCCGTCTACAAGCGCGGAAACATATTTTACACGGAATTCTGCTGAAGAAATATACACACAGGTTATATCTGATTTTGGAGAAGCCTACAGACTACTTCCGGATAAAGGTGAATCAATCGGACGAATTAACAAATATGCTGCTGCCCATTTCCTTGCAAAAGCACATTTATTCCGTGCCTCCGAATTGTACAGCGATTGGAATAGTAATTATATAGCATCCGACCTCGATGCTGTTATTCAATATGGTTCGGAAGTTGTAGACGCACATCCGTTGTGTAATGATTATGTAGAACTTTGGGACTATGAACAGCCGAACGGAGCCAATGAAAAAGTAAGTGAAGTGATTCTAGCAGCTCAATTCTCTAATGATGAATCAACATGGGGACGTTATGGAAACCAGATGCATCTTTATTATCCGGCCGTATACCAAGGTAATGATATAGGTGGATGTAAACGTGACATCTCCGGAGGACGTGAATTCTCATACGTAAGTGCTACAGAGTATACCATGCAGGTATTTGACCGTGTCAATGACTCTCGTTTCTGGAAATCATTCATCACCTGTTATGGAGCCAACGAAACCAAAAGTGCTCCCACCTGGACAGCAGAAGATATGCCATACGCTCCGGCAGGTGTAAAAGAAGGTGACAAACGTTTCAGTGGAGGTGAACTCGGTATGAAATACATCGTGAATGACCCGGGAGACAATCGCTATGAGAAATATCCCAACGCTCCGGCATATACTGTTTTGAAAGATGGAAAAATGTGTAACACGTATACATATGTACGCTATTTCAAAGGACAGGAACACAGCTGGAATATAAATGAGAAAACAGGTAATTATTACGATATCATACCTCACAAGCGTTCAGTAGCTTTATCTAAATTCCGTGATGGTTATCGTGTTTCCATCGCATCTCAATTCGGTACTCGCGATGCTATCATCGCCCGTTCGGCAGATGATGTACTAATGGTTGCCGAAGCATATATTCGTAAAGGTGAAGCCAATTATGACAAAGCTGTCGAATGGATGAACAAACTACGTGAACGTGCCGGTTATAAAACTGGTGAAGACCGTAGTAAGAACGTAGATGGTGGACAAGCTTATAAGAATAATCCTTATTGTTCCGGGAAAGGAGGCGGTCACTCCTCCGAAGGTGCTATTTACTGGGAAGAAAACACCTATTATGAGTCAAACAATATCGAACAGGAGACTACTGCTTCTACCAAAACTACGATGAAATTAAATAGTGTGGCAGACGTTTATAACTCTACAGTCGACACTCCTATCTACAACGAACTGGGATGTACATCCAATGCTGACAAAATGATGTGCTTCCTATTAAATGAACGTACCCGTGAGCTTTGTGGCGAATTGCAACGCTGGGAAGATCTGGCACGTACCAAGACGTTAGACGCCCGCTGGCATAAATTCAACGACGGTGCCAGCAGAGGTCTTGGCGAATTCAAATCGGAGAAACATTACTATCGTCCGATCCCCCAAGCCTTCTTGGACGGTATCACCAATTCAAATGGTTCTGCACTAAGCAATGAAGAAAAGAAAGCAATGCAGAATCCGGGATATTAA
- a CDS encoding SusC/RagA family TonB-linked outer membrane protein — protein sequence MKSNQKGNHLYAYKDTIRRLFLLTLFSFLIVESYAQNKTISGTVTDFTGEPVIGASVLVNGTTNGTITDLNGKFSLSNVPTKGTITITYIGYKKQEVSVAGNTNFKITLQEDTETLDEVVVVGYGVQKKSDVTGAMARIGEKELKAMPVRNALEGMQGKTAGVDITSSQRPGEVGNINIRGQRSINAEQGPLYVVDGMVIQNGGIENINPSDIEAIDILKDASATAIYGSRGANGVILVTTKKGKEGKVTLNYSGTVTFETLHDVTEMMSAAEWLDYARLAKYNAGSYASATPTYEADKAAFGSVTASWKNIEKAWVNGVYDPSLVGSYDWASHGKQTGITHEHTLSASGGSDKFQGYASFGYLDQKGTQPGQAYERYTLKTSFDVTPVNWFKMGSSINASYSTQDYGYSFSKSVTGSGDFYSALRSMIPWTVPYDENGEYVRYPSGDVNIINPIRELDYNTNQRRTFRASASLYSQIDFGKIWKPLEGLSYRLQFGPEFQFYTLGVANAADGINGDGNNGAQYKNEQKRAWTLDNLIYYNKALGQHNLGMTLMQSASAYHYEMGDMRATNVASSDELWYNIGSAGTLNSFGTGLTETQMASYMIRLNYGYKDKYLLTASMRWDGASQLAEGHKWASFPSAAIAWRMDQEDFLKDISWLNQLKLRIGMGVTGNAAIKAYATKGAITGLYYNWGQNESSLGYVPSDPSQKEPAKMANPTLGWERTTQYNVGVDYGFFNNRLTGSIDAYKTKTDDLLLEMSIPSLTGYVSTYANVGKTSGYGIDLQVNAIPIQTKDFSWSTTLTWSMDRNRIDELSNGRTEDVNNKWFVGEEIGVYYDWVYDGIWKTEEAEEAAKYGRKPGQIKVKDLNNDDTIDANDDKKIVGHTRPRWTGGWSNTFSYKNFELSFFILSRWGFTVPQGAVTLDGRYMQRKIDYWVAGTNENAKYYSPGSNGEGADAFNSAMNYQDGSYIKVRNISLGYNFTPQQLKNLGINNLKLYVQAMNPFNIYKACDFLDTDLVNYDNNTKTFGSPTTLKSFVIGVNIGF from the coding sequence ATGAAAAGCAACCAAAAAGGTAATCACCTGTATGCCTATAAGGATACTATCCGACGGCTATTTCTTCTCACTTTGTTCTCCTTTTTAATAGTAGAATCTTATGCCCAGAATAAGACAATTTCGGGCACAGTTACAGATTTTACCGGAGAACCGGTTATTGGTGCCAGTGTGTTGGTTAATGGTACTACTAATGGTACAATTACTGATTTAAATGGCAAGTTTTCTCTTTCCAATGTACCAACCAAAGGTACAATCACTATCACTTATATAGGATATAAAAAACAAGAAGTATCCGTAGCAGGAAATACCAACTTTAAAATTACTCTTCAAGAAGATACCGAGACCTTAGACGAAGTAGTAGTTGTAGGCTATGGAGTACAGAAAAAAAGTGACGTAACCGGTGCTATGGCTCGCATAGGTGAAAAAGAACTGAAAGCAATGCCTGTAAGAAATGCACTAGAAGGGATGCAAGGTAAAACAGCCGGTGTAGATATTACATCCAGTCAGCGTCCCGGAGAGGTGGGCAACATTAATATTCGTGGACAACGCTCTATTAATGCGGAACAGGGTCCACTGTATGTGGTAGACGGTATGGTAATTCAAAATGGAGGCATTGAAAATATCAATCCTTCCGACATTGAAGCTATTGACATTTTAAAAGATGCTTCAGCCACAGCTATTTATGGCTCACGTGGTGCCAACGGTGTGATTCTTGTAACTACCAAAAAAGGAAAAGAAGGTAAAGTGACCCTAAACTATTCCGGTACTGTCACTTTTGAAACGCTACACGATGTTACAGAAATGATGTCTGCCGCCGAATGGTTGGATTATGCCCGCTTAGCCAAATACAATGCAGGTTCTTATGCTTCTGCCACTCCAACTTATGAAGCCGATAAAGCTGCATTTGGTAGCGTAACTGCTTCATGGAAAAACATCGAAAAAGCATGGGTAAATGGAGTCTACGATCCATCTTTAGTAGGATCATATGACTGGGCTTCGCACGGTAAACAGACGGGGATCACTCACGAACATACCTTAAGTGCATCCGGAGGGTCTGACAAATTCCAAGGCTATGCCTCATTCGGTTATTTGGATCAGAAAGGTACACAACCAGGGCAAGCATATGAACGTTATACGTTAAAAACCTCATTTGATGTGACTCCTGTCAATTGGTTCAAAATGGGATCTTCAATTAATGCATCTTATTCCACTCAAGACTATGGATATAGTTTCTCCAAGTCTGTAACCGGTTCGGGTGATTTCTATAGCGCATTAAGAAGTATGATTCCGTGGACAGTACCTTATGACGAAAACGGTGAATATGTCCGTTATCCGAGTGGGGATGTAAATATCATCAACCCTATTCGTGAATTAGACTACAACACCAACCAACGCCGCACTTTCCGTGCTTCTGCCAGTTTGTATTCGCAAATTGATTTCGGTAAAATCTGGAAACCACTGGAAGGCTTATCTTATCGTCTTCAGTTTGGTCCTGAATTCCAATTCTACACTTTAGGAGTCGCTAATGCAGCAGATGGTATTAATGGAGATGGTAACAATGGCGCACAATACAAGAACGAACAAAAACGTGCATGGACATTGGATAACCTGATCTATTATAACAAAGCCCTGGGTCAACATAATTTAGGCATGACATTGATGCAATCCGCTTCTGCCTACCATTACGAGATGGGAGATATGAGAGCTACTAATGTAGCCTCATCAGATGAGCTCTGGTATAATATAGGATCTGCCGGTACACTAAACTCTTTTGGCACAGGTCTGACCGAGACTCAAATGGCATCTTATATGATTCGTCTAAACTATGGTTATAAAGATAAGTACTTATTGACAGCATCTATGCGTTGGGACGGCGCCTCTCAATTAGCCGAAGGGCACAAATGGGCAAGTTTCCCTTCTGCTGCTATCGCATGGAGAATGGATCAGGAAGATTTCCTGAAAGACATCAGTTGGCTGAATCAGTTGAAACTTCGTATAGGTATGGGTGTTACAGGTAATGCGGCAATCAAAGCATATGCAACTAAAGGCGCTATCACAGGCTTATACTATAACTGGGGACAGAATGAGTCATCCTTGGGCTATGTACCTTCAGATCCTTCACAGAAGGAACCCGCCAAAATGGCTAATCCAACTCTAGGCTGGGAAAGAACTACACAATACAATGTCGGTGTTGACTATGGTTTCTTTAATAACCGACTTACTGGTAGTATCGATGCATACAAAACGAAAACTGATGATTTGTTACTAGAAATGTCAATTCCTTCACTAACGGGTTATGTTTCTACTTATGCCAATGTAGGTAAAACATCCGGATATGGTATTGACCTACAAGTAAATGCAATACCTATACAAACAAAAGATTTTTCGTGGAGCACTACTTTAACATGGTCAATGGATAGAAACAGAATCGACGAATTGTCTAATGGTAGAACAGAAGATGTGAACAATAAATGGTTTGTCGGTGAGGAAATCGGTGTTTATTACGACTGGGTATATGATGGCATCTGGAAAACAGAAGAAGCCGAAGAAGCTGCCAAATACGGACGTAAACCGGGACAAATCAAAGTGAAAGATTTAAATAATGATGATACAATAGATGCCAATGACGATAAAAAAATTGTAGGTCACACACGTCCACGCTGGACAGGTGGATGGAGTAACACTTTCAGCTATAAGAATTTTGAGCTATCCTTCTTTATTTTATCACGTTGGGGATTTACTGTTCCACAGGGAGCTGTTACTCTTGACGGTCGCTATATGCAGCGTAAAATAGACTATTGGGTAGCCGGTACAAATGAGAATGCAAAATACTATTCACCCGGTTCCAACGGTGAAGGAGCCGATGCCTTTAACAGCGCAATGAACTATCAGGATGGCTCATACATCAAAGTTCGTAATATCTCATTGGGTTATAACTTTACCCCACAACAATTAAAGAACTTGGGTATCAATAATTTGAAGCTATATGTTCAAGCCATGAACCCATTCAATATCTATAAAGCATGTGACTTTTTGGATACAGACTTGGTAAATTATGACAATAATACCAAAACATTTGGTTCACCTACCACTTTGAAGAGTTTTGTAATAGGTGTCAACATCGGATTCTAA
- a CDS encoding tyrosine-type recombinase/integrase — MANFSIVVVPTKKLSNGRHRIRIAVAHHSQTRYISTQFTLDSASQLKNGRVVRHENAANMNACLRKLINEYEEIITSISYLPAISCTELIRIITYEQKKKGITFQAVAKEYMNFMKGEEREKSYKLYKIASERLVKYMKGDFPLIQLTPIHIQEFAKVLHEENLADTTIRIYLTLIKVILNYAGKMNYVSYSIHPFVLFKMPASNVRELDLSIDELKRILDVRLLKPSLSMVRDIFMLTYYLGGINLRDLLVYDFKNKNDMRYVRHKTRNSKKGENEIVFTLQPEAKVLIDKYMSRNGHLQFGKYSSYKQIYSLVFRHINKVTELSGVKKKVTYYSARKTFAQHGYDLGIQIEKIEYCIGHSMKNNRPIFNYIKIMQEHADKVFRAVLDQLL; from the coding sequence ATGGCGAATTTTTCAATTGTAGTTGTTCCAACTAAAAAATTATCAAATGGCAGACATCGAATAAGGATAGCCGTAGCACATCATTCTCAAACCAGATATATATCTACCCAATTTACTTTGGATTCTGCCAGTCAACTAAAAAATGGTCGAGTAGTAAGGCATGAGAATGCAGCGAATATGAATGCTTGTCTTCGGAAACTAATCAATGAGTATGAAGAAATTATTACATCGATCAGCTATTTACCAGCAATTTCATGTACCGAGCTTATACGTATAATTACTTATGAACAAAAGAAAAAAGGTATAACCTTTCAAGCTGTTGCAAAAGAATACATGAATTTCATGAAAGGAGAAGAGCGGGAGAAATCTTATAAACTTTATAAGATAGCTTCCGAAAGATTAGTCAAATATATGAAAGGGGATTTTCCTTTAATTCAATTGACACCTATACATATCCAAGAATTTGCCAAAGTTCTTCACGAGGAGAATCTGGCAGATACAACTATCAGAATATATCTGACTTTGATAAAGGTGATATTAAATTATGCCGGTAAGATGAATTATGTATCTTACTCCATTCATCCTTTTGTCCTCTTTAAGATGCCGGCAAGTAATGTGCGGGAACTTGATTTGTCAATAGATGAACTGAAGAGAATACTTGATGTCCGGCTTTTAAAGCCTTCTTTATCCATGGTGAGAGATATTTTTATGCTTACCTATTATTTAGGCGGTATCAACCTGAGAGATTTATTAGTATATGATTTTAAAAATAAGAACGATATGCGTTATGTGCGTCACAAAACACGTAATAGCAAGAAGGGAGAAAATGAAATTGTATTTACTTTGCAGCCTGAAGCAAAAGTGCTCATAGATAAATATATGTCGAGAAATGGGCATTTGCAGTTTGGTAAATATTCATCTTATAAACAAATATATAGTTTAGTCTTCCGACATATAAATAAGGTAACAGAACTTTCGGGGGTAAAGAAAAAGGTTACTTACTATTCCGCCCGAAAGACATTTGCACAACACGGATATGATTTAGGCATTCAAATTGAAAAAATAGAATACTGTATCGGACACAGTATGAAAAATAACCGTCCTATCTTTAATTATATTAAGATTATGCAAGAACATGCCGATAAGGTGTTCCGTGCCGTACTTGACCAATTGCTATAG